The Argopecten irradians isolate NY chromosome 16, Ai_NY, whole genome shotgun sequence genome window below encodes:
- the LOC138310969 gene encoding cysteine/serine-rich nuclear protein 3-like isoform X2 — protein sequence MSKRKFAELQNENGGSPTHSDFDESSNCSSVMTNSSSDVPTGIISKQKKPKKSVQFHDVKVYYFPRSQGFVCVPSEGGSTLGMELKHSHFEDYSVSEYAKEQRRLHQRLLEEHRQQGRGMSGLLEKSKSCDKSDDDDEDDEDEDDEEEEEDSDFEDLEDYIFLQPISIRQRRTLLRQAGVRKIDIQEKDRCKDIRVSREVCGCDCKVYCDPETCACSVAGIKCQVDRLSFPCGCSKDGCGNANGRIEFNPIRVRTHFIHTLMRLQLEKREEDSSLYRMRGSSGTKSASDAESGSGSDTSVDQQQSASKDKPKTVDLTEFNSNELGSCRDCQNSEVCNMMMAEVQHASLEAEQQRSVLNNMYPYKDLPQGTVTNPLPHVLLFNDTEDDLYTAQNTTPFYNFKQEEASYSETSECSSDTSTAYENNHYQKSYQTLATPSFEGTLGEEANQEFCHRANQPTNYTQGHQMEQKYMPLNSSSHMYRVGQVVPPVDSHHNYSSPQNQWAADHGGKQAPAPSTYNPTGTSQTSESGLTSCSYTTMTNTTSDQIAETCPSISSLINNVSQSLEYVDQGINNFKPVQEGYGGTEQIPNDYSLECESTAKVYTDLDSSSIPPLKDRTNDPCLLLESSAHLTHKADGKPTKVSTESTTADYSIAPIMENIISSSTSIAHDLSQKFQQNHRVNSTVTSTSSNHRDLLRSKVDTGQNFGEIIKESIVETVSA from the exons ATGTCAAAGCGCAAGTTTGCAGAGCTTCAGAATGAAAATGGTGGCAGTCCAACTCATTCGGACTTTGATGAGAGCAGCAACTGTAGCTCAGTGATGACCAACAGCAGTTCTGATGTACCGACAG GAATCATCAGTAAGCAAAAGAAACCTAAAAAGTCTGTACAGTTTCACGATGTCAAAGTGTACTACTTTCCTCGGTCACAGGGATTTGTTTGTGTCCCCAGTGAAGGAGGTTCTACTCTTG GTATGGAGCTGAAGCACTCCCATTTTGAGGACTATTCAGTGTCAGAATATGCCAAAGAACAACGCCGTCTGCACCAGCGTCTCCTGGAGGAGCACCGCCAACAGGGACGTGGTATGTCTGGACTTCTGGAAAAGTCTAAGTCATGTGACAaatcagatgatgatgatgaggatgatgaggATGAGGACGACGAGGAAGAAGAGGAGGATTCTGATTTTGAAGATTTAGAGGACTATATATTCCTCCAACCTATTTCAATCCGACAACGACGTACTCTGCTGCGGCAAGCTGGGGTGAGGAAAATTGACATTCAGGAGAAGGATCGGTGTAAGGACATCCGTGTGTCCCGGGAAGTTTGTGGTTGTGACTGTAAGGTCTATTGTGATCCAGAGACGTGTGCGTGCAGCGTGGCCGGGATTAAGTGTCAGGTCGACAGACTCTCCTTTCCTTGTGGCTGTAGCAAGGATGGCTGTGGTAATGCCAATGGTCGTATTGAATTCAACCCTATCAGGGTCAGAACTCATTTCATTCACACACTCATGAGACTTCAACTTGAAAAACGGGAGGAGGATTCGTCATTATATCGTATGCGAGGATCATCTGGGACAAAATCTGCATCTGATGCAGAATCTGGCAGTGGGTCAGACACTTCTGTTGATCAGCAGCAATCTGCCAGCAAAGATAAGCCTAAAACTGTAGACTTGACTGAATTCAACAGTAACGAACTGGGCAGTTGCCGTGACTGTCAAAATTCAGAGGTATGCAATATGATGATGGCAGAAGTGCAGCATGCAAGCTTAGAAGCTGAACAGCAACGCAGTGTCCTCAACAATATGTATCCTTACAAAGATCTGCCACAGGGTACGGTTACCAACCCTCTCCCTCATGTCCTCCTATTCAACGATACTGAAGACGACCTCTACACTGCCCAAAACACGACGCCCTTCTATAACTTCAAGCAAGAGGAAGCTTCCTACAGTGAGACCAGTGAGTGCTCCAGTGACACAAGTACAGCTTATGAGAACAATCATTACCAGAAGTCTTACCAGACTCTGGCCACACCTTCGTTTGAGGGCACATTAGGGGAGGAGGCCAATCAGGAGTTTTGTCATCGGGCAAATCAGCCCACCAACTACACACAGGGACACCAAATGGAGCAGAAGTACATGCCACTCAACTCCTCTAGTCACATGTACCGTGTAGGACAGGTGGTGCCCCCTGTTGATTCACACCACAATTATTCATCTCCCCAAAACCAGTGGGCAGCTGATCATGGCGGTAAACAAGCCCCTGCCCCCAGTACGTACAACCCCACAGGGACTTCACAGACCAGTGAATCGGGTCTGACTTCATGTAGTTACACCACAATGACCAATACGACGTCGGACCAAATAGCAGAGACATGTCCCAGTATTTCATCTCTTATTAACAATGTTAGTCAAAGTCTGGAATATGTGGACCAAGGCATTAATAACTTTAAACCAGTTCAGGAAGGTTATGGTGGTACTGAACAGATTCCGAATGATTACAGCCTGGAGTGTGAATCTACTGCCAAGGTCTATACAGATCTGGACAGTAGTAGCATACCACCTCTGAAGGACAGAACAAACGACCCGTGCCTTCTGCTCGAGTCATCAGCACACTTGACTCATAAGGCAGATGGTAAACCCACCAAGGTGTCCACCGAGTCGACGACGGCAGACTACAGCATTGCACCCATCATGGAAAACATCATCTCCTCCTCAACGAGCATAGCTCACGATTTATCACAAAAATTCCAACAAAACCATCGTGTCAATTCCACCGTTACTTCCACCTCATCTAACCACCGAGACCTGCTCCGGTCTAAGGTAGACACCGGGCAAAACTTTGGGGAGATTATAAAGGAGTCTATAGTGGAAACTGTATCGGCCTAA
- the LOC138310969 gene encoding cysteine/serine-rich nuclear protein 3-like isoform X1 has product MSKRKFAELQNENGGSPTHSDFDESSNCSSVMTNSSSDVPTGRGIISKQKKPKKSVQFHDVKVYYFPRSQGFVCVPSEGGSTLGMELKHSHFEDYSVSEYAKEQRRLHQRLLEEHRQQGRGMSGLLEKSKSCDKSDDDDEDDEDEDDEEEEEDSDFEDLEDYIFLQPISIRQRRTLLRQAGVRKIDIQEKDRCKDIRVSREVCGCDCKVYCDPETCACSVAGIKCQVDRLSFPCGCSKDGCGNANGRIEFNPIRVRTHFIHTLMRLQLEKREEDSSLYRMRGSSGTKSASDAESGSGSDTSVDQQQSASKDKPKTVDLTEFNSNELGSCRDCQNSEVCNMMMAEVQHASLEAEQQRSVLNNMYPYKDLPQGTVTNPLPHVLLFNDTEDDLYTAQNTTPFYNFKQEEASYSETSECSSDTSTAYENNHYQKSYQTLATPSFEGTLGEEANQEFCHRANQPTNYTQGHQMEQKYMPLNSSSHMYRVGQVVPPVDSHHNYSSPQNQWAADHGGKQAPAPSTYNPTGTSQTSESGLTSCSYTTMTNTTSDQIAETCPSISSLINNVSQSLEYVDQGINNFKPVQEGYGGTEQIPNDYSLECESTAKVYTDLDSSSIPPLKDRTNDPCLLLESSAHLTHKADGKPTKVSTESTTADYSIAPIMENIISSSTSIAHDLSQKFQQNHRVNSTVTSTSSNHRDLLRSKVDTGQNFGEIIKESIVETVSA; this is encoded by the exons ATGTCAAAGCGCAAGTTTGCAGAGCTTCAGAATGAAAATGGTGGCAGTCCAACTCATTCGGACTTTGATGAGAGCAGCAACTGTAGCTCAGTGATGACCAACAGCAGTTCTGATGTACCGACAGGTAGAG GAATCATCAGTAAGCAAAAGAAACCTAAAAAGTCTGTACAGTTTCACGATGTCAAAGTGTACTACTTTCCTCGGTCACAGGGATTTGTTTGTGTCCCCAGTGAAGGAGGTTCTACTCTTG GTATGGAGCTGAAGCACTCCCATTTTGAGGACTATTCAGTGTCAGAATATGCCAAAGAACAACGCCGTCTGCACCAGCGTCTCCTGGAGGAGCACCGCCAACAGGGACGTGGTATGTCTGGACTTCTGGAAAAGTCTAAGTCATGTGACAaatcagatgatgatgatgaggatgatgaggATGAGGACGACGAGGAAGAAGAGGAGGATTCTGATTTTGAAGATTTAGAGGACTATATATTCCTCCAACCTATTTCAATCCGACAACGACGTACTCTGCTGCGGCAAGCTGGGGTGAGGAAAATTGACATTCAGGAGAAGGATCGGTGTAAGGACATCCGTGTGTCCCGGGAAGTTTGTGGTTGTGACTGTAAGGTCTATTGTGATCCAGAGACGTGTGCGTGCAGCGTGGCCGGGATTAAGTGTCAGGTCGACAGACTCTCCTTTCCTTGTGGCTGTAGCAAGGATGGCTGTGGTAATGCCAATGGTCGTATTGAATTCAACCCTATCAGGGTCAGAACTCATTTCATTCACACACTCATGAGACTTCAACTTGAAAAACGGGAGGAGGATTCGTCATTATATCGTATGCGAGGATCATCTGGGACAAAATCTGCATCTGATGCAGAATCTGGCAGTGGGTCAGACACTTCTGTTGATCAGCAGCAATCTGCCAGCAAAGATAAGCCTAAAACTGTAGACTTGACTGAATTCAACAGTAACGAACTGGGCAGTTGCCGTGACTGTCAAAATTCAGAGGTATGCAATATGATGATGGCAGAAGTGCAGCATGCAAGCTTAGAAGCTGAACAGCAACGCAGTGTCCTCAACAATATGTATCCTTACAAAGATCTGCCACAGGGTACGGTTACCAACCCTCTCCCTCATGTCCTCCTATTCAACGATACTGAAGACGACCTCTACACTGCCCAAAACACGACGCCCTTCTATAACTTCAAGCAAGAGGAAGCTTCCTACAGTGAGACCAGTGAGTGCTCCAGTGACACAAGTACAGCTTATGAGAACAATCATTACCAGAAGTCTTACCAGACTCTGGCCACACCTTCGTTTGAGGGCACATTAGGGGAGGAGGCCAATCAGGAGTTTTGTCATCGGGCAAATCAGCCCACCAACTACACACAGGGACACCAAATGGAGCAGAAGTACATGCCACTCAACTCCTCTAGTCACATGTACCGTGTAGGACAGGTGGTGCCCCCTGTTGATTCACACCACAATTATTCATCTCCCCAAAACCAGTGGGCAGCTGATCATGGCGGTAAACAAGCCCCTGCCCCCAGTACGTACAACCCCACAGGGACTTCACAGACCAGTGAATCGGGTCTGACTTCATGTAGTTACACCACAATGACCAATACGACGTCGGACCAAATAGCAGAGACATGTCCCAGTATTTCATCTCTTATTAACAATGTTAGTCAAAGTCTGGAATATGTGGACCAAGGCATTAATAACTTTAAACCAGTTCAGGAAGGTTATGGTGGTACTGAACAGATTCCGAATGATTACAGCCTGGAGTGTGAATCTACTGCCAAGGTCTATACAGATCTGGACAGTAGTAGCATACCACCTCTGAAGGACAGAACAAACGACCCGTGCCTTCTGCTCGAGTCATCAGCACACTTGACTCATAAGGCAGATGGTAAACCCACCAAGGTGTCCACCGAGTCGACGACGGCAGACTACAGCATTGCACCCATCATGGAAAACATCATCTCCTCCTCAACGAGCATAGCTCACGATTTATCACAAAAATTCCAACAAAACCATCGTGTCAATTCCACCGTTACTTCCACCTCATCTAACCACCGAGACCTGCTCCGGTCTAAGGTAGACACCGGGCAAAACTTTGGGGAGATTATAAAGGAGTCTATAGTGGAAACTGTATCGGCCTAA